In the Corynebacterium suedekumii genome, one interval contains:
- a CDS encoding glucose-1-phosphate adenylyltransferase family protein, protein MTGNTSADNVVALILAGGRGSRLSPLTDTRPKPAVPLAGCYRLIDVALSNLAHSGLRNVWIVEQYRPGLLNRHLAGGRPWDLDGTRHGLRLMPPAQRDDDEEDGFSQGNGHALYQQLDALREHGTDTVIVLSADHLYQLDLRPVLAQHRDRGSDLTVITTQIAEDASRYGVVRADSDGVITDYSYKPDEPATDIVATEVFIYQVDALADAIDELLDGPDDDGSDLGDYGETIVPHLVDKGRVHEYRMDGYWRDLGTIDAYFQAHMELITGEGVDLDRPDWPLLTNITTCAPARIDATADVTESLICPGARVAGEVTHSLIGPGVTVERGATVNRSVLLGDITVPAGAHLESVVADHDVHIPATRIGQTKPGPGNITVLVNEDSTDQGDALTP, encoded by the coding sequence ATGACCGGCAATACATCCGCAGACAACGTCGTCGCCCTCATCCTCGCCGGAGGCCGGGGCAGCCGACTGTCACCGCTGACCGACACCCGCCCGAAGCCTGCCGTCCCCCTCGCCGGCTGCTACCGGCTCATCGACGTGGCGCTGTCCAACCTCGCCCACTCGGGCCTGCGCAACGTGTGGATCGTCGAACAGTACCGGCCCGGGCTGCTCAACCGGCATCTCGCCGGCGGCCGCCCGTGGGACCTCGACGGCACCCGCCACGGCCTGCGCCTCATGCCGCCCGCCCAGCGTGACGACGACGAGGAGGACGGCTTCTCCCAGGGCAACGGCCATGCCCTCTACCAGCAGCTCGACGCCCTGCGGGAGCACGGCACCGACACCGTCATCGTCCTCAGCGCCGACCATCTCTACCAGCTGGACCTGCGTCCCGTCCTTGCCCAGCACCGCGACCGCGGCAGCGACCTCACCGTCATCACCACGCAGATCGCCGAGGACGCCTCCCGCTACGGCGTCGTCCGCGCCGACTCCGACGGGGTGATCACCGACTACTCCTACAAACCCGATGAGCCCGCCACCGACATCGTCGCCACCGAGGTGTTCATCTACCAGGTCGACGCCCTGGCGGATGCCATCGACGAACTGCTCGACGGCCCCGACGACGACGGCAGCGACCTCGGTGACTACGGCGAGACCATCGTCCCCCACCTCGTGGACAAGGGGCGGGTCCACGAGTACCGGATGGACGGTTACTGGCGCGACCTCGGCACCATCGACGCCTACTTCCAGGCCCACATGGAACTGATCACCGGCGAGGGAGTGGACCTCGACCGCCCCGACTGGCCGCTGCTCACCAACATCACCACCTGCGCACCTGCGCGTATCGACGCCACCGCCGACGTCACCGAGAGCCTCATCTGCCCTGGTGCCCGCGTCGCCGGCGAGGTCACCCACAGCCTCATCGGCCCCGGCGTCACCGTTGAACGCGGCGCAACCGTCAACCGCTCCGTCCTCCTCGGCGACATCACCGTCCCCGCCGGCGCCCACCTGGAATCGGTCGTCGCCGACCACGACGTCCACATCCCCGCCACACGCATCGGGCAGACCAAGCCCGGCCCGGGCAACATCACCGTCCTGGTCAACGAGGACTCCACCGATCAGGGTGACGCGCTCACGCCGTAG
- a CDS encoding M23 family metallopeptidase produces the protein MRLSTSRRTTGRHRKPSTLATAPRRIAVAAVTAGLATTGIAGGATASAQTFPGLSSTATELVSQTVQGPATTVRPAEGTFTSGYGPRWGTMHSGIDIANTIGTPILAVMNGTVIDSGPASGYGQWIRIKHDDGSVSVYGHMASLYVSVGERVAAGQTIAGMGNLGFSTGSHLHFEIHPDGATPVDPVPWFNARGIYF, from the coding sequence ATGCGCTTGTCCACCTCGCGCCGGACCACCGGCCGTCACCGTAAGCCCAGCACCCTCGCTACCGCACCGCGCCGGATCGCCGTCGCCGCCGTCACCGCCGGCCTGGCCACCACGGGTATCGCCGGAGGCGCCACTGCCTCCGCCCAGACCTTCCCGGGCCTGTCCTCGACCGCCACCGAGCTGGTCTCCCAGACCGTCCAGGGCCCGGCCACCACCGTCAGGCCCGCCGAAGGCACCTTCACCTCCGGGTACGGCCCGCGCTGGGGCACCATGCACAGCGGCATCGACATCGCCAACACCATCGGCACCCCGATCCTCGCCGTCATGAACGGCACCGTCATCGACTCCGGACCCGCCTCCGGCTACGGCCAGTGGATCCGCATCAAGCACGACGACGGCTCCGTCTCGGTCTACGGCCACATGGCCAGCCTCTACGTCTCCGTCGGCGAGCGCGTCGCCGCGGGCCAGACCATCGCCGGCATGGGCAACCTCGGCTTCTCCACCGGATCCCACCTGCACTTCGAGATCCACCCCGACGGCGCCACCCCGGTCGACCCCGTCCCGTGGTTCAACGCCCGCGGCATCTACTTCTAG
- a CDS encoding DinB family protein, with protein MNANDTITDLAGRVTWSLAQLRELSPAELNAHPLGHPNSPGWLLWHTGRELDMQLAHLRDSDQVWTTQGFRDRFDLGEIGDSLGYGHTPEEATSIQVANQGLAAEYIEACVEAVLDHARTVPEDAWDEVIDEYDGEPVTRQVRVTSILIDALEHLAQAIYVAGMPDLDQ; from the coding sequence ATGAACGCCAACGACACCATCACCGACCTCGCCGGCCGCGTCACCTGGTCCCTGGCCCAGCTGCGCGAGCTCTCCCCCGCCGAACTCAACGCCCACCCGCTCGGCCACCCCAACTCCCCCGGTTGGCTGCTGTGGCACACCGGCCGCGAACTGGACATGCAGCTCGCCCACCTGCGCGACAGTGATCAGGTGTGGACCACCCAGGGATTCCGGGACCGCTTCGATCTCGGTGAGATCGGCGACTCCCTCGGCTACGGCCACACCCCCGAGGAGGCCACGTCGATCCAGGTGGCCAACCAGGGCCTGGCCGCCGAGTACATCGAGGCGTGCGTCGAGGCCGTCCTGGACCACGCCCGGACGGTGCCCGAGGACGCCTGGGACGAGGTCATCGACGAGTACGACGGCGAGCCCGTGACCCGCCAGGTGCGGGTGACCTCCATTCTCATCGACGCCCTCGAGCACCTCGCCCAGGCCATCTACGTGGCGGGCATGCCGGACCTGGATCAGTAG
- a CDS encoding heavy metal translocating P-type ATPase yields MTSACGCSAPEPAAPGAGFSLETEPLTPWWRDRSVLIPVASGLALVAGFLLEWFTTAGAAATALFWVALLLGASQFVPGAVRGLVTSGRLGIGLLMTVSAVGAVLLDFVEEAAVLAFLYSIAEALEGRAMDKARSGLRALLALIPRAATVVVAGQPQTVPAESLAVGDVLRLAAGERLATDGVVRTGRSSLDVSAITGESIPVEVGPGDEVPAGAINTTGVLEVEATAAGTDNSLTTVVTLVEQAQHEKGERARIADRIARPLVPGVLILAVAVAAIGSLLGDPGVWIERALVVLVAASPCALAISVPVTVVSGIGAASRFGVVVKSGAAFERLGTIRHLAVDKTGTLTRNRPTVTAVLTADGIAREDVLRWAAALENHSTHPLAAAITAAADDIPEATAIEETAGRGVTGLVDGAAVRVGHPRWLAAGELAARVEELEKQGMTVVIIHRDDVPVGAVGVRDELRAEVTGVVDTLTSEGIGVTMLTGDNARTARALAADAGITDVRAELRPEDKAHAVKELAPRGPVAMIGDGINDAPALAAADIGIAMGVTGSDAAVESADVAFTGDDLRLIPRALRHARRGHRIINQNIALSLLIILILPPLAITGVLGLAAVVLVHEVAEVIVIINGLRAARSGQPPLGPIAGTSIDTSTEGRQHAGTLSP; encoded by the coding sequence ATGACCTCCGCGTGCGGATGCTCCGCCCCCGAGCCCGCCGCCCCGGGAGCCGGGTTCTCCCTCGAGACCGAGCCACTGACCCCCTGGTGGCGGGACCGGTCGGTCCTCATCCCCGTCGCCTCCGGCCTGGCGCTGGTGGCCGGATTCCTCCTCGAGTGGTTCACCACCGCCGGGGCGGCGGCCACCGCCCTGTTCTGGGTGGCGCTGCTGCTCGGCGCCTCCCAGTTCGTTCCCGGCGCCGTACGCGGCCTGGTCACCTCCGGGCGGCTGGGCATCGGCCTGCTCATGACCGTCAGCGCCGTCGGCGCCGTCCTCCTCGATTTCGTCGAGGAGGCGGCGGTCCTGGCGTTCCTCTACTCCATCGCCGAGGCGCTCGAAGGCCGCGCCATGGACAAGGCCCGGTCGGGACTGCGCGCCCTCCTGGCACTCATCCCCCGCGCCGCCACCGTTGTGGTGGCCGGTCAGCCGCAGACCGTCCCGGCCGAATCGCTGGCCGTCGGGGATGTGCTCCGGCTCGCCGCCGGCGAACGACTGGCCACCGACGGCGTCGTCCGTACGGGACGCAGCAGTCTCGACGTCTCCGCGATCACCGGCGAATCCATCCCCGTCGAGGTCGGCCCCGGTGACGAGGTGCCGGCCGGAGCCATCAACACCACCGGTGTCCTCGAGGTCGAGGCCACCGCAGCCGGTACCGACAACTCCCTGACCACCGTGGTCACCCTCGTCGAGCAGGCACAGCACGAGAAGGGTGAGCGCGCCCGGATCGCGGACCGGATCGCCCGGCCCCTGGTCCCCGGGGTGCTCATCCTCGCCGTCGCCGTCGCGGCGATCGGATCCCTGCTCGGCGACCCGGGTGTGTGGATCGAACGGGCACTCGTCGTCCTCGTCGCCGCCTCACCCTGTGCCCTGGCGATCTCCGTGCCGGTCACCGTCGTCTCCGGCATCGGCGCAGCCAGCCGATTCGGCGTGGTGGTCAAGTCCGGTGCCGCCTTCGAACGCCTGGGCACCATCCGGCACCTGGCCGTGGACAAGACCGGAACGCTCACCCGCAACCGCCCCACTGTCACCGCGGTACTCACCGCCGACGGGATCGCCCGGGAGGACGTGCTCCGCTGGGCTGCCGCCCTGGAGAACCACAGCACTCACCCGCTGGCCGCCGCCATCACGGCCGCCGCGGACGACATTCCGGAGGCCACCGCCATCGAGGAGACCGCCGGCCGGGGAGTCACCGGACTCGTCGACGGTGCAGCCGTCCGGGTCGGACATCCCCGCTGGTTGGCCGCCGGGGAGCTGGCCGCCCGGGTCGAGGAGCTGGAGAAGCAGGGGATGACCGTCGTCATCATCCACCGTGACGACGTCCCCGTCGGTGCCGTCGGCGTCCGGGATGAGCTGCGGGCGGAGGTCACGGGGGTCGTCGATACGCTCACGTCCGAGGGGATCGGCGTCACCATGCTCACCGGCGACAACGCCCGCACCGCCCGGGCTCTGGCCGCCGACGCCGGGATCACGGACGTGCGCGCCGAACTACGGCCCGAGGACAAGGCCCACGCCGTCAAGGAACTGGCACCCCGGGGACCCGTCGCGATGATCGGCGACGGCATCAACGACGCCCCCGCCCTCGCCGCCGCGGACATCGGCATCGCCATGGGCGTGACCGGATCGGACGCCGCCGTCGAATCCGCCGACGTCGCCTTCACCGGCGATGACCTGCGCCTCATTCCCCGGGCGCTCCGGCACGCCCGGCGCGGACACCGCATCATCAACCAGAACATCGCCCTGTCCCTGCTGATCATCCTCATCCTCCCACCGCTGGCGATCACCGGCGTCCTCGGTCTCGCCGCCGTGGTGCTGGTCCACGAGGTGGCGGAGGTCATCGTCATCATCAACGGTCTCCGGGCGGCCCGCAGCGGTCAGCCCCCGCTGGGACCGATCGCCGGCACCTCCATCGACACGAGTACCGAAGGACGCCAGCACGCCGGGACCCTGTCGCCGTAG
- the clpB gene encoding ATP-dependent chaperone ClpB gives MSSFNPTTKTQEALQTALQQASANGNPDIRPAHLLAAILEQPDGIAAPVLKATGVDPDTVLKEARELVDSYPKAEGTNLANPNFNRDALNALTAAQELAGELGDEYVSTEVLLAAIARGESDASRLLTGRGATYDAIKGAFPSVRGASKVTNQDPEGQFQALEKYSTDLTARAREGKIDPVIGRDSEIRRVVQVLSRRTKNNPVLIGEPGVGKTAIVEGLARRIVAGDVPESLKGKTLISLDLGSMVAGAKYRGEFEERLKAVLDEIKNSNGQIVTFIDELHTIVGAGASGESAMDAGNMIKPMLARGELRLVGATTLDEYRKYIEKDAALERRFQQVFVGEPSVEDAVGILRGLKERYEVHHGVRIQDSALVAAATLSDRYITNRFLPDKAIDLVDEAASRLRMEIDSSPQEIDELERVVRRLEIEEVALEKESDDASKDRLEKLRQELADEREKLGELQTRWMNEKGSIDKVRGAKEELEQLRQESEIAERDGDYGKVAELRYGRIPELEKEVAEAEAEVADGSNNAMLSEEVTPDTIAEVVSAWTGIPAGKILQGETEKLLAMEQVLGNRVVGQREAVEAVSDATRRARAGVADPNRPTGSFLFLGPTGVGKTELAKALAEFLFDDERAMVRIDMSEYGEKHSVARLVGAPPGYVGYDAGGQLTEAVRRRPYTVVLFDEVEKAHPDVFDVLLQVLDEGRLTDGQGRTVDFRNTILILTSNLGAGGTREQMMDAVKHAFKPEFINRLDDVVIFDPLSQEQLTHIVDIQIRQLAARLQGRRLTLDVSDAAKSWLGERGYDPAYGARPLRRLIQQAIGDRLAKELLAGDIRDGDTVHVDVAEGGESLDVSRG, from the coding sequence ATGAGCTCGTTCAACCCCACCACCAAGACGCAGGAGGCCCTGCAGACCGCGCTGCAGCAGGCCTCCGCGAACGGCAACCCGGACATCCGTCCGGCCCATTTACTCGCCGCCATCCTGGAGCAGCCTGACGGCATCGCCGCCCCGGTACTCAAGGCCACCGGCGTTGACCCGGACACGGTCCTCAAGGAGGCCCGCGAACTGGTCGATTCCTACCCCAAGGCCGAAGGCACCAACCTGGCCAACCCGAACTTCAATCGGGACGCCCTCAATGCGCTCACCGCCGCCCAGGAACTGGCCGGCGAACTCGGTGACGAATACGTCTCCACCGAGGTGCTGCTCGCCGCCATCGCCCGCGGTGAATCCGACGCCTCCCGGCTGCTCACCGGCCGGGGTGCCACCTATGACGCCATCAAGGGCGCCTTCCCGTCCGTGCGCGGCGCCTCCAAGGTGACCAACCAGGACCCGGAGGGGCAGTTCCAGGCGCTGGAGAAGTACTCCACCGACCTCACCGCCCGCGCGCGGGAAGGCAAGATCGACCCGGTCATCGGCCGCGACTCGGAGATCCGTCGCGTGGTCCAGGTGCTCAGCCGCCGTACCAAGAACAACCCGGTGCTCATCGGTGAGCCCGGCGTGGGCAAGACCGCCATCGTGGAGGGACTGGCCCGCCGCATCGTCGCCGGCGACGTTCCTGAATCGCTCAAGGGCAAGACGCTGATCTCGCTCGACCTGGGCTCCATGGTCGCCGGCGCGAAGTACCGCGGTGAGTTCGAGGAGCGGCTCAAGGCCGTCCTGGATGAGATCAAGAACTCCAACGGGCAGATCGTCACCTTCATCGATGAGCTGCACACCATCGTCGGCGCCGGTGCCTCCGGTGAGTCCGCCATGGACGCCGGCAACATGATCAAGCCGATGCTCGCCCGCGGTGAGCTGCGCCTGGTCGGTGCCACCACGCTCGACGAGTACCGCAAGTACATCGAGAAGGACGCCGCTCTCGAGCGTCGTTTCCAGCAGGTGTTCGTCGGTGAGCCCTCCGTCGAGGACGCGGTGGGCATCCTCCGTGGTCTCAAGGAGCGCTACGAGGTCCACCACGGTGTCCGCATCCAGGACTCCGCGCTGGTCGCCGCCGCCACCCTGTCCGACCGCTACATCACCAACCGTTTCCTGCCGGACAAGGCCATCGACCTGGTCGATGAGGCGGCCTCGCGCCTGCGCATGGAGATCGACTCCTCGCCGCAGGAGATCGACGAGCTCGAGCGCGTCGTCCGACGCCTGGAGATCGAGGAGGTCGCCCTGGAGAAGGAGTCCGACGACGCCTCGAAGGACCGGCTGGAGAAGCTGCGCCAGGAACTGGCCGACGAACGCGAGAAGCTCGGTGAGCTGCAGACCCGGTGGATGAACGAGAAGGGATCCATCGACAAGGTCCGCGGCGCCAAGGAGGAACTGGAGCAGCTTCGCCAGGAATCCGAGATCGCCGAGCGGGACGGTGACTACGGTAAGGTCGCCGAGCTGCGCTACGGCCGCATCCCGGAGTTGGAGAAGGAGGTCGCCGAGGCCGAGGCCGAGGTCGCCGACGGATCCAACAACGCCATGCTCTCCGAGGAGGTCACCCCGGACACCATCGCCGAGGTCGTCTCCGCCTGGACGGGTATCCCGGCCGGCAAGATCCTGCAGGGTGAGACGGAGAAGCTGCTCGCCATGGAGCAGGTGCTGGGCAACCGGGTCGTCGGCCAGCGCGAGGCCGTCGAGGCCGTCTCGGACGCGACCCGTCGCGCCCGCGCCGGTGTCGCCGATCCGAACCGCCCGACCGGTTCCTTCCTCTTCCTCGGTCCCACCGGTGTGGGTAAGACCGAGCTGGCGAAGGCGCTGGCGGAGTTCCTCTTCGACGACGAGCGCGCCATGGTCCGCATCGACATGTCCGAGTACGGCGAGAAGCACTCCGTCGCCCGGCTCGTCGGTGCCCCTCCGGGTTACGTCGGCTACGACGCTGGCGGTCAGCTCACCGAGGCCGTCCGCCGTCGCCCGTACACCGTCGTGCTCTTCGACGAGGTGGAGAAGGCCCATCCGGACGTCTTCGACGTGCTGCTCCAGGTGCTCGACGAGGGTCGTCTCACCGACGGCCAGGGTCGGACCGTGGACTTCCGCAACACGATCCTCATCCTCACCTCGAACCTGGGTGCCGGAGGCACCCGCGAGCAGATGATGGACGCGGTCAAGCACGCCTTCAAGCCGGAGTTCATCAACCGCCTCGACGACGTGGTCATCTTCGACCCGCTGTCCCAGGAGCAGCTGACCCACATCGTGGACATCCAGATCCGCCAGCTGGCCGCCCGTCTCCAGGGCCGCCGCCTGACCCTGGACGTCTCCGATGCGGCGAAGTCCTGGCTCGGCGAGCGCGGCTACGACCCGGCCTACGGCGCCCGGCCGCTGCGTCGCCTCATCCAGCAGGCGATCGGTGACCGCCTGGCCAAGGAGCTGCTCGCCGGCGACATCCGCGACGGTGACACCGTCCACGTCGACGTCGCCGAGGGTGGCGAGTCGCTGGACGTCTCCCGCGGTTAG
- a CDS encoding MmcQ/YjbR family DNA-binding protein: MPLLPLFDAARSRAAELPGTDKTFPFDGHNADVEVWKVRGKMFAMLTRGVVTLKADPFEAEMLRHTHAWITPGWHMNKRHWISVADGVLNAEGAGNQFLADLVTDSYLLVVAGLPRAQRPVDPATFGRG, translated from the coding sequence ATGCCGCTTCTCCCGCTTTTCGACGCCGCCCGCTCCCGCGCCGCCGAACTCCCCGGCACCGACAAGACCTTCCCCTTCGACGGCCACAACGCCGACGTCGAGGTGTGGAAGGTCCGCGGGAAGATGTTCGCCATGCTCACCCGCGGCGTGGTCACGCTCAAGGCCGACCCCTTCGAGGCTGAGATGCTCAGACACACCCACGCCTGGATCACTCCGGGCTGGCACATGAACAAACGCCACTGGATCTCCGTGGCCGACGGAGTCCTCAACGCCGAAGGAGCCGGTAACCAGTTCCTGGCGGATCTGGTCACCGACTCCTATCTGCTCGTCGTCGCCGGGCTGCCACGGGCGCAGCGACCGGTGGACCCGGCGACGTTCGGCCGGGGCTAA
- a CDS encoding flavin reductase family protein translates to MDRHFYEPSAGTGLPHSPFNAIIAPRPIGWISTRGTDGTFNLAPYSFFNAFCYTPPIIGFASNGPKDTVVNIEETGEFCWNLVTRDLAEAMNVTSAGVDTHVDEFALAGLTPAPSTLIDAPHVAEARVFFECRATQLLELRDAAGTGTGTRMVFGEVVGVHIDTELLVDGIYQTTLADPLTRGGGPDTYFTISDEGRFAMTRPG, encoded by the coding sequence ATGGACCGCCACTTCTACGAACCCTCGGCCGGCACCGGACTGCCCCATTCGCCGTTCAACGCGATCATCGCGCCACGGCCGATCGGCTGGATCTCCACGCGCGGTACGGACGGGACGTTCAACCTCGCGCCCTACAGCTTCTTCAACGCGTTCTGCTACACCCCGCCGATCATCGGTTTCGCCAGCAACGGCCCCAAGGACACGGTGGTCAACATCGAGGAGACAGGCGAGTTCTGCTGGAACCTGGTCACGCGTGATCTGGCGGAGGCGATGAACGTGACGTCGGCGGGCGTCGATACGCATGTCGACGAGTTCGCGCTGGCCGGGCTCACGCCCGCCCCCTCCACGCTTATCGACGCCCCGCATGTCGCCGAAGCCCGCGTCTTCTTCGAGTGCCGCGCGACGCAGCTGCTGGAGTTGCGCGATGCGGCCGGCACGGGGACCGGCACCCGGATGGTGTTCGGCGAGGTTGTCGGGGTCCACATCGACACGGAGCTGCTCGTCGACGGGATCTACCAGACCACCCTGGCCGATCCGCTCACCCGTGGCGGCGGGCCGGACACCTACTTCACCATCAGTGACGAGGGCCGATTCGCCATGACCCGACCTGGGTAG
- a CDS encoding sodium/glutamate symporter, which yields MDYTPYSLLIDVGWISLLMVIGNVLRRKVGLFQRLLMPASITAGLLGLLFGPEVLGLINFSDQIGTYTSILIAFVFASMAYSMDLTPSVRTGARQMWSYSTGMFMGQWGLFILLGVYLFQPLFNTEDWFGMMLPVGFVGGFGTAAAVGSSLEEAGAVAASSLGFMSATVGTLAAIIGGLIFANWGIRTGRTSTMPDKLPWDLRSGYIDDLRQRPSIGKATTNPSAIEPLALHLGFVLLTVLAAYLVNGFITGIFPNVSIPLFAMAFVIGLLGRVLLGALGRKDYLDKETVSSMSGAATDYLIAFGVASIVPAAIADYWVPLLVLFVLGVVYCCFIFFVLSPEFFGEKWLERGIFSWGWATAAVATGIALLKIVDPKLKSGTLNEYGVAYVGFAPFEIGMTILAPIAVLAGLTAGLGWLSLIIAVGVILVPIFLKQTPGRQKKKAASVGS from the coding sequence GTGGATTACACCCCGTACAGCCTGCTTATCGACGTCGGCTGGATCTCCCTGCTCATGGTCATCGGCAACGTCCTGCGGCGCAAGGTGGGCCTGTTCCAGCGTCTGCTCATGCCGGCCTCGATCACCGCCGGCCTCCTCGGCCTTCTCTTCGGCCCCGAGGTCCTCGGCCTGATCAACTTCTCCGACCAGATCGGCACCTACACCTCGATCCTCATCGCCTTCGTCTTCGCGTCCATGGCGTACTCGATGGACCTGACCCCCTCGGTGCGCACCGGCGCCCGGCAGATGTGGTCGTACTCCACCGGCATGTTCATGGGTCAGTGGGGCCTGTTCATCCTCCTCGGTGTCTACCTGTTCCAGCCGTTGTTCAACACCGAGGACTGGTTCGGCATGATGCTGCCCGTCGGCTTCGTCGGTGGCTTCGGCACCGCCGCCGCCGTCGGCTCCTCGCTGGAGGAGGCCGGCGCCGTCGCCGCCAGCTCGCTCGGCTTCATGTCCGCCACCGTGGGCACCCTCGCCGCCATCATCGGCGGCCTCATCTTCGCCAACTGGGGCATCCGCACCGGCCGCACCTCCACCATGCCGGACAAGCTGCCCTGGGACCTGCGGTCCGGCTACATCGACGACCTCAGGCAGCGCCCCTCGATCGGCAAGGCCACGACCAACCCCTCCGCCATCGAGCCCCTGGCCCTGCACCTCGGTTTCGTCCTGCTCACCGTCCTGGCCGCCTACCTGGTCAACGGGTTCATCACCGGCATCTTCCCCAACGTCTCCATCCCGCTGTTCGCCATGGCCTTCGTCATCGGCCTGCTCGGCCGTGTCCTCCTGGGTGCCCTGGGCAGGAAGGACTACCTGGACAAGGAGACCGTCAGCTCCATGTCGGGTGCCGCCACCGACTACCTCATCGCCTTCGGTGTCGCCTCCATCGTCCCGGCCGCCATCGCCGACTACTGGGTGCCGCTGCTCGTGCTCTTCGTCCTCGGCGTCGTCTACTGCTGCTTCATCTTCTTCGTCCTCTCGCCGGAGTTCTTCGGCGAGAAGTGGCTCGAGCGCGGCATCTTCTCCTGGGGCTGGGCCACTGCGGCCGTGGCCACCGGTATCGCGCTGCTCAAGATCGTCGACCCGAAGCTCAAGTCCGGCACGCTCAACGAATACGGCGTGGCCTATGTCGGTTTCGCACCCTTCGAGATCGGCATGACCATCCTCGCGCCGATCGCCGTCCTCGCCGGGCTCACCGCCGGGCTGGGTTGGCTCTCGCTCATCATCGCGGTCGGTGTCATCCTCGTGCCGATCTTCCTGAAACAGACCCCGGGCCGCCAGAAGAAGAAGGCGGCGTCGGTGGGAAGTTAG
- a CDS encoding DUF7218 family protein, producing the protein MAKDPIKDRELYEALRDDGASQEKAARIANAAAKTSRSKVGEKGGEAGSYEDWTVDELRKRAAELDIEGRSGMKKGELIEALRNH; encoded by the coding sequence ATGGCTAAGGATCCGATCAAGGACCGGGAACTTTACGAGGCGCTGCGCGACGACGGTGCGAGCCAGGAGAAGGCCGCCCGAATCGCCAACGCCGCCGCGAAAACCTCCCGCAGCAAGGTGGGGGAGAAGGGCGGTGAGGCGGGCAGTTACGAGGACTGGACCGTCGATGAGCTGCGTAAGCGGGCGGCCGAACTCGACATTGAGGGCCGCTCAGGCATGAAGAAGGGCGAGCTCATCGAGGCGCTGAGGAATCACTAG
- the cmtR gene encoding Cd(II)/Pb(II)-sensing metalloregulatory transcriptional regulator CmtR: protein MLTIASRLDVMNRLGRAMADPTRSRILLSLLDRPGYPAELAGSLDLTRTNVSNHLACLRDCGIVVTEPEGRRTRYEIADPHLGRALTALLETTLAVDEDAPCLDPVCPDGCHDTTVGEPA from the coding sequence ATGCTGACCATTGCCTCGCGTCTCGACGTCATGAACCGGCTCGGCAGGGCCATGGCCGACCCCACCCGGTCCCGCATCCTCCTCAGCCTGCTGGACCGCCCCGGTTACCCCGCCGAACTGGCCGGATCCCTCGACCTCACCCGCACCAACGTGTCCAACCACCTCGCCTGCCTGCGCGACTGCGGCATCGTGGTCACCGAACCGGAGGGGCGTCGCACCCGCTACGAGATCGCCGACCCGCACCTGGGCCGCGCCCTCACCGCCCTGCTGGAGACCACCCTCGCCGTCGACGAGGACGCCCCCTGCCTCGACCCGGTCTGCCCCGACGGCTGCCACGACACCACCGTGGGGGAACCGGCATGA